The genomic region CGTTGAAATAGGATCCAATGCAGAAGCAGGCTCATCCAACAGCAGCACTTCAGGTTTTACCGCCACCGTACGAGCGATAACCAAACGCTGTTGCTGACCACCTGACATGCCCAAGGCACTTTCATGTAGACGGTCTTTTACTTCGTCCCACAACGCCGCTGAGCGAAGTGCCCACTCAACGGTTTCATCAAGCAAGCGCTTTTTATTAATCCCTTGAATACGAAGGCCATAAGCCACGTTTTCGTAAATGCTTTTTGGGAACGGGTTTGGCTTCTGGAACACCATGCCAACGCGACGACGTAACTCAGCTACATCAGTGCCTTTCGCATAGATATTCTCATCTCGTAAGTTGATTTCACCCGTAATACGGCAACCATCAACTAAATCATTCATGCGGTTAAAGCAACGCAATAACGTTGATTTACCACAACCAGAAGGCCCGATAAACGCAGTAACCTTTTTCTCTGGAATGATCATATTCACGCCTTTCAGCGCTTCTTTTTCACCGTAGTACAGGTGCAAATCGTTTACAGATAGGCAAACGGTTTCATCTTCAATGCGCAACGCCTGTTGGCTACGCTGCATTGCTGAAATATCAATTGAGTGTGTTTTAACGTCGCTCATAATAATCTCTTCTCCGCCGCTTACATTTCCAGCGATTTGTATTTTTCACGTAAATGATTTCGGATCGTCACTGCCGACAAGTTTAATAGCGCAATAACAATCACAAGCAATAAGGCTGTTGCGTACACCAATGGTCGTGCGGCTTCTACGTTCGGACTTTGGAAACCCACATCATAAATATGGAAACCTAAGTGCATGAATTTTTGATCCAAATGGATGTAAGGATAGTTACCATCCAATGGCAACGATGGCGCTAATTTCACCACACCCACCAACATCAACGGTGCTACTTCACCCGCCGCTCGCGCTACCGCCAAAATAACCCCAGTCATAATAGCTGGACTCGCCATTGGCAGAACAACACGCCATAAAGTTTCAAATTTTGTTGCACCCAATGCCAAGCTGCCTTCACGTACGTTGCGAGGAATACGTGACAAACCTTCTTCCGTTGCCACGATCACCACAGGCACGGTCAATAAGGCTAGCGTGATAGACGCCCACATCAAACCACCGGTACCAAAAGTCGGTGATGGCAAAGCTTCTGGGAAGAAAGCTTGGTCAATACCTGACCCTAGGAAGTAAATAAAGAAACCTAAACCAAACACACCGTAAACGATGGAAGGCACGCCCGCTAAGTTGTTTACTGCGATACGTATAATACGAGTCACCCAACCTTGCGATGCATATTCACGAAGATAAACCGCCGCAACCACACCAAATGGCGTCACTATCACTGTCATCAGCAGAACCATCATGACCGTACCGAAAATAGCTGGGAACACGCCGCCTTCGGTGTTGGCTTCACGAGGCTCATCAGATAAGAATTCCCACACTTTAGTAAAGTAGAATCCCATCTTCTGACCGACATTCATCGCATTAGGGCGGAAGGCATGAACAATTTTTGCCACTGGCATTTCATGCTCTGTGCCGTCCATCACTTGAACAATGAAGGTATCACGATTGATCTGAGCGTAAAGGTCAATCAGGCTTTGC from Marinomonas rhizomae harbors:
- the pstB gene encoding phosphate ABC transporter ATP-binding protein PstB gives rise to the protein MSDVKTHSIDISAMQRSQQALRIEDETVCLSVNDLHLYYGEKEALKGVNMIIPEKKVTAFIGPSGCGKSTLLRCFNRMNDLVDGCRITGEINLRDENIYAKGTDVAELRRRVGMVFQKPNPFPKSIYENVAYGLRIQGINKKRLLDETVEWALRSAALWDEVKDRLHESALGMSGGQQQRLVIARTVAVKPEVLLLDEPASALDPISTLKIEELIHELKNEFTIAIVTHNMQQAARVSDYTAFMYMGDLVEFGDTNTLFTNPSKQQTEDYITGRYG
- the pstA gene encoding phosphate ABC transporter permease PstA: MKMKKKSVSEWVKSGDPWVWLNAGAVAISVIMVVGLLLLIAVRGLGHFWPADVVETHYALPGESEYNLVAERVESVEVPAAQLREAGIDIPDNHQLMQRTLMKTGNRDVYGSDFRWVIDEYLTETKRPEMMFTAERREWGNLYGYLKAVKEDGKIVSQTSDLTPTDSALATWNTFENSIERAARIFDEIHVIEKKDIGKINYALERIRLEQRRLELEGKLTPAAEADLAVERSQYDEEYKGLQQSLIDLYAQINRDTFIVQVMDGTEHEMPVAKIVHAFRPNAMNVGQKMGFYFTKVWEFLSDEPREANTEGGVFPAIFGTVMMVLLMTVIVTPFGVVAAVYLREYASQGWVTRIIRIAVNNLAGVPSIVYGVFGLGFFIYFLGSGIDQAFFPEALPSPTFGTGGLMWASITLALLTVPVVIVATEEGLSRIPRNVREGSLALGATKFETLWRVVLPMASPAIMTGVILAVARAAGEVAPLMLVGVVKLAPSLPLDGNYPYIHLDQKFMHLGFHIYDVGFQSPNVEAARPLVYATALLLVIVIALLNLSAVTIRNHLREKYKSLEM